From Pseudoalteromonas viridis, the proteins below share one genomic window:
- a CDS encoding S8 family peptidase, translating to MIKTKLTMLATLIAASHSVAVSAADYPLMPGDPLVSHQWHLQNTGQAAFSERGGQAGEDMNLSLTHALGIMGTGVTAAVIDGAVELTHPDLRDNVRPGSWNFTTDTPDLVPGGPTDSHGTSVAGIIAASAFNGIGGRGIAPRAGIVGFNLISSGNYNTANWLQSHGMYSDGYNKHSFDFPRIFNQSYGRTLSAPVGFDYEEDPWLKTYEDAQEEITRTTHGGRGALFVKSAGNGYTSQRYTDPRFGSGYLRFDNKNHGLPLQNVNLERMDTSFWNLVVSAYNADGQLSSYSTVGSAVFVSATGGQYGVYSPAMITTDLSGCEAGYNPSYGRNALHGGHPLDPTCDYGARFNGTSSAAPSAAGAIALIMSANPALTWQDVRHILASTARKIDAEHPGVSLSFNNTQGETVSYQAIDAWQTNAAGYAFHNYYGFGAVDVDAAVNMARFYNQNLGQFTQTERFVVNANAEIPDGNVNGVQSTYSSAEEMTLDAVQVRVNIDHTSTRDLAIELISPSGTRSVIMTPRTGTILGNNGMENTQMLTHHFYGEQAQGEWTLRVIDTAAEDEYYQFDPSAAGVPNVNMVHKNNLENGLLKSWDIRFIGRK from the coding sequence ATGATAAAAACCAAACTCACCATGCTGGCCACGCTTATCGCGGCCTCACACAGTGTGGCCGTTTCGGCTGCCGACTATCCACTGATGCCGGGCGATCCGCTGGTATCTCACCAGTGGCACCTGCAAAATACCGGTCAGGCTGCGTTTTCAGAGCGTGGCGGGCAGGCTGGCGAAGACATGAACCTGTCACTGACTCACGCACTGGGTATTATGGGCACCGGTGTTACCGCTGCTGTGATTGACGGTGCGGTCGAGCTGACTCACCCGGACTTACGCGACAACGTGCGTCCGGGTTCATGGAACTTTACCACCGACACGCCCGATCTGGTTCCCGGTGGCCCTACTGATAGTCATGGCACCTCGGTTGCCGGCATTATCGCCGCCAGCGCTTTCAATGGCATTGGCGGGCGTGGCATCGCACCACGTGCCGGCATAGTGGGCTTTAACCTGATCTCGTCAGGCAACTACAATACCGCCAACTGGTTGCAGTCTCACGGTATGTACTCAGATGGTTACAATAAGCATTCGTTTGATTTCCCGCGGATATTTAACCAAAGCTATGGCCGCACTTTATCTGCGCCGGTCGGCTTCGACTACGAGGAAGATCCTTGGCTTAAAACCTATGAAGATGCGCAGGAAGAGATCACCCGCACTACCCATGGCGGTCGCGGCGCGTTGTTTGTAAAGTCAGCCGGTAATGGCTACACCAGCCAGAGATACACCGATCCGCGTTTTGGCTCTGGCTACTTGCGCTTTGATAACAAAAACCACGGCTTGCCACTACAGAACGTCAACCTGGAGCGCATGGACACCTCGTTCTGGAACCTGGTGGTTTCGGCCTATAACGCCGATGGCCAGCTTTCGTCTTACTCAACCGTGGGATCAGCTGTATTTGTATCGGCCACAGGTGGTCAGTACGGGGTCTATTCACCCGCGATGATCACCACAGACCTGAGTGGCTGTGAGGCGGGTTACAATCCATCATATGGCCGAAACGCACTGCACGGCGGTCATCCACTGGATCCAACCTGTGATTATGGTGCGCGCTTTAACGGTACTTCATCTGCCGCCCCCAGTGCTGCCGGTGCCATCGCACTGATCATGTCGGCAAACCCGGCGCTGACATGGCAAGATGTTCGTCACATCCTGGCTTCCACTGCACGCAAGATAGATGCAGAGCATCCGGGGGTTTCGCTGTCATTTAATAATACCCAGGGCGAAACAGTCAGTTACCAGGCCATTGATGCGTGGCAAACCAATGCTGCTGGCTATGCGTTCCACAATTACTATGGCTTCGGTGCCGTAGACGTTGATGCTGCGGTCAATATGGCGCGATTCTATAACCAGAACCTGGGGCAATTTACACAGACCGAGCGTTTCGTGGTAAATGCAAACGCAGAGATCCCGGATGGCAATGTGAACGGTGTGCAGAGCACCTATTCTTCAGCAGAAGAAATGACGCTTGATGCCGTTCAGGTGCGCGTGAATATCGACCACACCAGCACCCGAGACCTGGCAATCGAACTAATTTCCCCATCGGGTACGCGCAGCGTGATCATGACTCCACGCACCGGAACCATCCTGGGTAATAACGGCATGGAAAACACCCAAATGCTAACCCACCATTTTTATGGTGAGCAGGCCCAGGGTGAGTGGACGCTACGCGTGATTGATACCGCAGCCGAAGATGAATACTACCAGTTTGACCCCAGTGCTGCGGGTGTGCCCAACGTCAATATGGTGCACAAAAACAACCTCGAAAATGGCTTGCTGAAGTCATGGGACATTCGCTTTATTGGTCGTAAATAA
- a CDS encoding serine hydrolase domain-containing protein produces the protein MAKLTTVLLMAALGNITCIAAGKTNGSHQGAPVASVKEANIKHWWQPETGERFWDIAILDHAFIDAGPSDRQDGIPTGKLSLNRSGIKQVVDFAKEIANGEHGEYDSLLIAHKGKLVFESYFRRGRIDLPHPQSSVTKVYTALALARVIELGYLTMADLGKPLISFLKEIVPTRLAKGVDKITLHQALTMTTGISQTHSQWEAMQAYPKLITGQKEVQVLLEQSESVSAQTQVFNYGIGPQFVMQVVEAVTPMPVHEFIEKELFAKLGIVQYDWKTAANGLPESVWKSSLTARDMIKIGMLVMNEGKWNNQQLVSQAFINKATSRLLDTAEEEIFGGGKDVSQQGYGYYWWHSVLQHGDKRYTSVSAQGGGGIYIMLIKELDLIMVVTAHASENATQQLVAERVLPAFIN, from the coding sequence ATGGCGAAGTTAACAACGGTTTTGCTCATGGCTGCGCTAGGTAATATCACTTGTATTGCTGCTGGAAAAACCAATGGTAGTCACCAAGGGGCGCCTGTTGCATCAGTTAAAGAAGCAAACATTAAACATTGGTGGCAACCAGAAACTGGGGAGAGGTTCTGGGACATTGCCATTCTTGACCATGCGTTTATTGATGCAGGGCCATCGGACAGACAAGATGGGATACCCACAGGCAAACTCAGTTTAAATCGCAGTGGTATTAAGCAGGTTGTTGACTTTGCCAAGGAGATAGCAAACGGTGAGCATGGTGAATACGATAGCTTGTTGATTGCTCATAAAGGAAAATTGGTGTTTGAGTCTTATTTTAGACGCGGTCGCATCGATTTACCGCACCCTCAGTCTTCGGTCACTAAAGTTTATACTGCTCTGGCATTGGCTCGCGTCATAGAACTTGGCTATCTGACAATGGCTGACCTGGGCAAGCCCTTGATCAGCTTTCTTAAAGAAATTGTACCTACAAGGTTAGCAAAGGGCGTTGATAAAATCACCCTGCACCAGGCTTTAACTATGACAACAGGGATCAGTCAAACCCATTCGCAGTGGGAAGCAATGCAGGCATATCCAAAGCTCATAACGGGCCAGAAAGAAGTTCAGGTGCTACTTGAGCAGAGCGAGTCTGTCAGCGCACAAACTCAAGTATTTAACTATGGTATTGGACCGCAGTTTGTAATGCAGGTGGTTGAGGCCGTGACCCCAATGCCTGTTCATGAATTTATAGAAAAAGAGTTATTCGCCAAATTAGGAATAGTTCAATATGACTGGAAAACGGCTGCAAATGGACTACCTGAATCGGTCTGGAAGAGCAGCCTAACCGCTCGGGATATGATTAAAATTGGCATGCTAGTGATGAATGAAGGAAAATGGAATAACCAGCAGCTAGTTTCGCAGGCATTTATCAACAAGGCGACTAGCCGTTTGCTTGATACCGCTGAAGAAGAGATTTTTGGTGGTGGTAAAGATGTGTCTCAACAGGGATATGGCTACTACTGGTGGCACTCGGTATTACAACATGGTGATAAACGTTATACCAGTGTCTCTGCGCAAGGAGGTGGGGGTATATATATTATGCTGATAAAAGAGCTGGATCTGATCATGGTCGTCACAGCTCATGCGTCTGAGAATGCAACTCAGCAGCTTGTTGCTGAACGGGTCCTGCCTGCTTTTATAAACTAA
- a CDS encoding response regulator transcription factor, whose translation MSNLVLAIDDDKLVHHIVEQSLLHSCKVIHAYSGEEGLKMAAQQRPDIILLDIEMPGPSGFEVCERLKANPQLCDIPVMFLSSKSAISERMRGYNAGGADYIVKPFDSDEMLARIKVLDEYRRQSLKLKQDVQKAQITAEIAMSDSGDMGRIMRYVGQSYHAHDLNTLSAYFFEFFVPLQLQVAVAFWYHDSEVFYSQEGAIQPLEQELLEKHRNGDRFVDFGRRTIINYPKVSLLIKNMPTDDAGLYGRYKDLLPHILEATNAKIKDMEVSEVALTKVEQIGLAFEELSDQLGEVASAYNDKLAQFSAYVSSDQGNGKQAEAKQLFEHFSLINDDFSIIRYKLGEITEVRHELIQSLNQMAKPWGEEDVPAQTDIELF comes from the coding sequence ATGAGCAATTTAGTACTGGCCATTGACGACGATAAACTGGTACACCACATTGTTGAACAATCCTTATTACACAGCTGCAAAGTCATTCACGCTTACAGTGGCGAAGAGGGACTAAAAATGGCGGCGCAGCAGCGCCCGGATATCATCCTGCTCGATATTGAAATGCCAGGCCCTTCCGGCTTTGAGGTGTGTGAGCGGCTGAAAGCCAATCCGCAGTTGTGTGATATTCCGGTGATGTTTCTGTCGTCTAAAAGCGCCATCTCAGAGCGCATGCGTGGTTACAACGCCGGTGGGGCAGACTATATTGTTAAACCGTTCGACAGCGATGAAATGCTGGCACGGATCAAAGTGCTGGACGAGTATCGCCGCCAGTCGCTCAAACTGAAGCAGGATGTACAAAAAGCCCAGATCACGGCTGAAATTGCCATGTCGGATTCGGGCGATATGGGTCGCATTATGCGTTATGTCGGCCAGTCGTATCATGCCCATGATTTGAATACGCTGTCGGCGTACTTTTTTGAGTTTTTTGTGCCGTTGCAGCTTCAGGTGGCAGTGGCGTTTTGGTATCACGACAGCGAAGTGTTTTACTCGCAGGAAGGCGCCATTCAGCCGCTGGAGCAAGAGCTGCTGGAAAAACACCGCAATGGCGACCGCTTTGTTGACTTTGGCCGCCGCACTATCATTAACTACCCCAAAGTGTCTTTGCTAATTAAAAACATGCCAACGGATGATGCGGGTTTGTACGGCCGTTATAAAGATCTGCTGCCGCACATTCTGGAAGCCACCAACGCCAAAATCAAAGATATGGAAGTCAGTGAAGTGGCACTAACAAAAGTGGAGCAAATCGGCCTGGCCTTTGAAGAGCTGAGCGACCAGCTGGGAGAGGTTGCAAGCGCATACAACGACAAACTGGCGCAGTTTTCAGCGTATGTCAGCAGCGATCAGGGCAATGGCAAGCAGGCAGAGGCAAAGCAACTATTTGAGCACTTTTCGCTGATCAACGATGATTTTTCGATAATCCGCTACAAGCTGGGTGAGATCACCGAAGTACGCCATGAGCTGATCCAAAGCTTAAATCAGATGGCCAAGCCCTGGGGCGAAGAAGACGTACCAGCACAGACCGATATAGAGCTGTTTTAA
- a CDS encoding methyl-accepting chemotaxis protein, with translation MRVSTFTRLLAVLLALASIVLAATLFWASQVFSELDKQNNAYVTLKNTILIDLAGTIEDYLSTGDSQELSKASEQISTLKQQQLTALPSSLAGDMTSRLDALDGDINGKYRALGKLSGNEMALLDNAIRQMSGSASSLMSYTAKASEHPMAPRYYALASDYYGEVTNLSIYTYQLVIHFEQQTRQNLMSSVRRLQELAQQIERLENLGVMSEIDEDELFLGAEAEDLALEIKAELVSWPKRFSRDLENTLAQAEQRQQGMAQLRGDIKAISALVLSAEVALQAEQNTLKQNVFTIFGVAIGLLVLLAIAVYIVQFSQVLTPLRQLRNGFAFLIESNELKNIDSQNANTEIGEIASYFNQLIERQRGEAEEREQMLAVINDFMQDMNTNLASISALAETTSTQVEQNQQQLDEIKALGVEASDINQQVADNAGETFSAMKQSVGYAESMLSASSSTQQRVEQGLSSLNELLNGVADVGKVIEMIRTIAEQTNLLALNAAIESARAGEHGRGFAVVADEVRKLAQQTQDSLSDINEQLTILSDNSSKVSSQISALADEAQQQTEHAQELKSNSEGVAERAQSANQVAEHAMELAQQQSSLVDNFSSAMATMKQQVNGSNQQVRDIQHSLQEQMAKIRQSIGIR, from the coding sequence ATGCGTGTTTCTACCTTTACCCGGCTGCTTGCTGTGTTACTGGCGCTTGCCAGTATCGTGCTGGCTGCCACTTTGTTTTGGGCCAGTCAGGTCTTTAGTGAGTTAGACAAACAAAACAACGCCTATGTTACGCTGAAAAACACCATACTGATCGATTTAGCCGGTACGATCGAAGATTACCTGAGCACCGGCGACAGCCAGGAGCTTAGCAAAGCCAGCGAACAAATAAGCACCCTTAAACAGCAACAATTGACAGCGTTGCCTTCGTCACTAGCCGGCGACATGACCAGCAGACTCGATGCACTGGATGGTGACATAAACGGTAAATATCGTGCACTGGGCAAGCTGTCTGGCAACGAAATGGCGTTGCTCGACAACGCCATCAGGCAGATGTCGGGCTCGGCATCGTCTTTAATGAGCTACACCGCAAAAGCGTCCGAGCACCCAATGGCACCGCGCTACTATGCGCTGGCTTCGGATTACTACGGCGAAGTAACCAACCTCAGTATTTACACCTATCAGCTGGTGATCCATTTTGAACAGCAAACCCGGCAAAACCTGATGAGCAGTGTGCGTCGTCTGCAGGAACTGGCGCAGCAAATAGAGCGGCTGGAAAACCTGGGGGTGATGAGCGAAATTGACGAAGACGAGCTATTCCTTGGTGCTGAGGCAGAAGACCTGGCACTGGAGATCAAGGCTGAGCTGGTTAGCTGGCCCAAACGCTTCAGCCGTGATCTGGAAAATACTTTGGCGCAGGCCGAGCAACGTCAGCAGGGGATGGCGCAATTACGAGGCGATATTAAGGCCATTTCGGCGCTGGTATTGAGCGCTGAGGTGGCGTTGCAGGCAGAGCAAAACACACTTAAGCAAAACGTCTTTACCATCTTTGGTGTGGCCATTGGCTTGCTGGTGTTGCTGGCCATTGCCGTGTATATCGTGCAGTTTAGCCAGGTACTGACGCCACTGCGTCAGCTTCGTAATGGCTTTGCCTTCCTGATAGAAAGTAATGAACTTAAAAATATCGACAGCCAGAATGCCAACACCGAGATTGGTGAGATCGCCAGTTATTTCAATCAGCTGATTGAGCGTCAGCGTGGTGAAGCCGAAGAGCGCGAGCAAATGCTGGCAGTGATCAACGACTTTATGCAGGACATGAACACCAATCTGGCCAGCATCAGTGCGCTGGCCGAGACCACCTCAACTCAGGTAGAGCAAAACCAGCAACAACTTGATGAGATCAAAGCGCTGGGCGTTGAAGCCAGCGACATTAACCAGCAGGTGGCGGATAACGCCGGTGAAACCTTCTCTGCCATGAAGCAAAGTGTTGGCTATGCCGAATCAATGCTGAGCGCCAGTTCCAGCACCCAGCAGCGCGTGGAGCAGGGCCTGTCGAGCCTCAATGAGCTGCTTAATGGCGTTGCGGACGTCGGTAAGGTCATTGAAATGATCCGCACCATTGCAGAACAAACCAACTTACTGGCGCTGAATGCCGCCATTGAATCGGCGCGGGCCGGAGAGCATGGCCGCGGGTTTGCCGTGGTCGCCGATGAAGTCCGTAAGCTGGCGCAGCAAACCCAGGATTCGCTGTCAGACATTAATGAGCAGCTGACGATCCTCAGCGATAACTCAAGCAAAGTGTCTTCGCAGATCAGCGCGCTGGCTGATGAAGCACAGCAGCAGACCGAGCATGCTCAGGAGCTGAAGAGCAACTCAGAAGGCGTTGCCGAGCGGGCACAGAGTGCCAATCAGGTGGCAGAGCATGCCATGGAGCTGGCGCAGCAGCAAAGTTCCCTGGTGGATAATTTCAGCAGTGCCATGGCCACGATGAAGCAACAGGTGAATGGCTCAAATCAGCAGGTGCGCGATATTCAACACAGCCTGCAAGAGCAAATGGCCAAAATTCGCCAGAGCATTGGCATTCGCTAA
- a CDS encoding DUF4350 domain-containing protein yields MNWLAKTLTTGLFALGLSACSDSNQQADLDFTPQNTERRFSSDNSPLVLFDEAHHNFLTMNGRYRAFTDVLQSDGYTVQASTQPFTEAHLNQADILVIANALDRQRSDFNPPFGSAFTAPEVAAVLRWVEQGGALFLVADHTPFPRVIDNLTTALGIEFSDGHVSDAQFSIADQTLAPHAITLAVVPALRKLPGATSMTGFGITGAVGGAASAAVAEPPSGQIERVRSFGGSAFKVPDGATSLLTLGPGATSVTPKIPFQVTADTPRVAVDGWSQGAVLELGKGRVAVFAEGMMFSSQRDTSSGKIYGMNSAGAEHNEGFLLNVMAWLARAE; encoded by the coding sequence ATGAACTGGTTAGCCAAAACGCTGACAACGGGCTTGTTTGCACTGGGGCTGAGTGCCTGCAGCGATAGCAATCAGCAGGCCGACTTAGATTTTACCCCGCAAAACACCGAGCGCCGTTTCTCATCGGATAACAGCCCGCTTGTCTTATTCGATGAAGCACACCATAACTTTCTCACTATGAATGGCCGTTATCGGGCTTTTACTGACGTTTTACAAAGCGACGGCTATACCGTGCAAGCCAGCACGCAGCCGTTTACCGAGGCACACCTTAATCAGGCCGATATTCTGGTAATTGCCAACGCACTGGACCGACAGCGCAGCGACTTTAACCCGCCATTTGGTAGCGCGTTTACAGCTCCAGAGGTTGCTGCGGTGTTACGCTGGGTAGAGCAGGGCGGCGCGTTGTTTCTGGTTGCCGATCATACTCCGTTTCCAAGAGTGATAGACAACCTCACTACCGCGCTGGGTATTGAATTCAGCGATGGCCATGTTAGCGACGCACAATTTAGCATCGCAGATCAAACCCTGGCGCCCCATGCAATTACGCTGGCCGTGGTGCCGGCACTGAGAAAGCTGCCGGGGGCAACATCTATGACTGGGTTTGGGATAACTGGTGCCGTGGGTGGGGCAGCCTCCGCTGCGGTGGCAGAGCCGCCATCCGGTCAAATTGAACGAGTACGCTCATTTGGTGGCTCGGCTTTTAAAGTGCCGGATGGCGCGACTTCATTGCTGACTTTGGGCCCGGGCGCGACGTCTGTGACCCCCAAGATCCCTTTTCAGGTCACTGCCGATACGCCGCGCGTTGCTGTGGATGGCTGGAGCCAGGGGGCTGTGCTGGAGCTTGGCAAAGGCCGGGTTGCGGTCTTTGCTGAAGGCATGATGTTCTCGTCTCAGCGCGATACCAGCAGTGGCAAAATATACGGCATGAACAGCGCCGGGGCCGAGCACAACGAGGGGTTTTTACTCAATGTTATGGCCTGGCTGGCGCGTGCTGAATAG
- a CDS encoding class I SAM-dependent methyltransferase, translated as MIIHTPFVENRPYLERIEQQFALQSWQQANPNFRLTYDEAGLQLLKLDEPKLGGIRVDFVTGASAHRRKFGGGKGQAIAKAVGLNKGATPVVLDATAGLGRDAFVLAALGCEVILHERHPVVAALLFDGLERAYQDSEIGSWMQQNMRMIFGSSHDLLAESELNPDVVYLDPMFPHREKSAQVKKEMRVFQSLVGGDADADALLPFAYALATKRVVVKRPDYAPFLNEQKPSMQIETKKNRFDVYVKAAMK; from the coding sequence TTGATCATCCATACCCCTTTTGTTGAAAACCGACCTTATCTTGAGCGTATCGAGCAACAGTTTGCGCTGCAAAGCTGGCAGCAGGCCAATCCCAACTTCCGACTGACCTATGATGAGGCCGGTTTGCAGTTATTAAAACTGGATGAACCTAAACTAGGCGGTATCCGAGTCGATTTTGTGACCGGCGCCAGTGCCCATCGTCGTAAGTTTGGTGGCGGTAAAGGGCAGGCCATTGCCAAGGCGGTGGGGTTAAATAAAGGCGCCACTCCCGTGGTGTTAGATGCCACGGCAGGACTTGGGCGAGATGCCTTTGTGCTCGCTGCGTTGGGCTGCGAAGTGATATTACACGAGCGTCATCCGGTGGTGGCGGCACTGCTGTTTGATGGCCTGGAGCGTGCGTATCAGGACAGTGAAATTGGCAGCTGGATGCAGCAAAATATGCGTATGATCTTTGGCTCCAGCCACGACCTGCTGGCCGAGAGTGAATTAAATCCGGACGTGGTTTACCTGGACCCTATGTTTCCGCATCGTGAAAAATCTGCCCAGGTTAAAAAAGAAATGCGGGTGTTCCAGTCGCTGGTTGGCGGGGATGCCGATGCCGATGCCTTGCTACCGTTTGCCTATGCACTGGCCACCAAACGCGTGGTGGTGAAACGCCCCGATTACGCGCCCTTCCTGAACGAGCAAAAGCCCAGTATGCAGATCGAGACCAAAAAGAACCGTTTTGATGTGTATGTGAAAGCCGCGATGAAGTAA
- a CDS encoding bifunctional GNAT family N-acetyltransferase/carbon-nitrogen hydrolase family protein, translating into MSDSNLTENFEHKLNLRSLEADDYDDLKEVMEIVYPNLGGAPSERQFRAQLSSFPQGQICIEDHGKVVAAAFSLIVDYDKFGDHHTYDEITGDAYLTTHDPLGDVLYGAEVFVHPDYQGMRLGRRLYEARKELCQNLNLKSIVAGGRIPNYQHYASEMSPQKYIELVKKKEIYDPILSFQLSNDFEVKRVLNKYMPEDKESKGYATLLEWTNLYYERNASPLFGAVKKSARVGCVQWQMRPLNSVEELTQHVEFFIDALADYQCDLALLPELFNAPLMGIEAHDNSLDSIKALAEFSNEVVEAISHLAVSYNINIIAGSIPVIEDKELYNVSYFCRRDGTIESQTKIHPTPYEKSAWIMQGGDSLNVFDTDFGKIGILICYDVEFPELARLLSEQGMQILFVPFWTDTKNAYLRVRCCAQARAIENECYVVTAGSVGNLPKVDGADIQYAQSAVFSPSDFAFPHDATMAETTPNTEMTLIVDLDLEKLHELRHEGSVRNYLDRRRDLYRINWLGEQKIKK; encoded by the coding sequence ATGAGCGACAGTAATTTAACTGAAAACTTTGAACATAAACTCAATCTGCGCAGCCTGGAGGCGGATGATTATGACGATCTCAAAGAGGTGATGGAAATTGTCTATCCTAACCTCGGCGGCGCGCCTTCCGAGAGACAGTTCAGGGCTCAGCTCTCCAGCTTTCCACAAGGCCAGATCTGCATTGAAGACCACGGTAAAGTGGTCGCAGCGGCGTTTTCATTGATTGTGGATTATGACAAGTTTGGCGATCACCACACCTATGATGAGATAACCGGTGATGCCTACCTGACAACACACGATCCGCTCGGCGACGTACTCTATGGGGCTGAGGTGTTTGTCCACCCCGATTATCAGGGCATGCGCCTGGGGCGGCGTTTATATGAGGCCAGAAAGGAGCTATGCCAGAACCTCAATCTTAAGTCGATTGTCGCAGGCGGGCGTATTCCCAACTATCAGCACTACGCCAGCGAAATGTCGCCACAAAAGTACATTGAACTGGTCAAAAAGAAAGAAATTTACGACCCCATTTTGAGCTTTCAGCTGTCTAACGACTTTGAGGTAAAGCGCGTCCTTAATAAATATATGCCCGAGGATAAAGAGTCCAAAGGCTATGCCACCTTGCTGGAGTGGACCAATCTCTATTATGAGCGCAATGCGTCGCCTCTGTTTGGTGCGGTTAAAAAGTCTGCCCGGGTGGGCTGCGTGCAATGGCAAATGCGGCCACTTAATTCTGTTGAAGAGCTCACCCAGCATGTGGAGTTCTTCATTGATGCGTTGGCGGATTATCAGTGCGATCTGGCCCTGTTGCCTGAGCTGTTTAACGCCCCTTTAATGGGCATTGAGGCCCATGACAATTCGCTCGATTCCATCAAGGCACTGGCGGAGTTTTCCAATGAAGTGGTGGAGGCCATTTCGCATCTGGCGGTCAGTTACAATATCAACATTATTGCGGGCTCAATCCCGGTGATTGAAGACAAAGAGCTCTACAATGTGTCGTATTTTTGCCGTCGCGACGGCACCATAGAGTCGCAAACTAAAATACACCCAACCCCTTACGAAAAAAGCGCCTGGATCATGCAAGGCGGTGACAGCCTGAATGTCTTTGACACCGACTTTGGTAAAATCGGGATCCTGATCTGCTACGATGTGGAGTTTCCGGAGCTGGCGCGATTGCTCTCAGAGCAGGGCATGCAAATTCTCTTTGTGCCATTTTGGACAGATACCAAAAACGCCTATTTGCGGGTACGCTGTTGTGCACAGGCCCGGGCCATCGAAAACGAGTGTTATGTGGTGACAGCAGGCAGTGTGGGCAACCTGCCCAAAGTGGATGGCGCCGATATTCAGTATGCTCAGTCAGCGGTATTTTCCCCTTCAGATTTCGCCTTTCCCCATGATGCGACCATGGCAGAAACCACCCCTAATACGGAAATGACCTTGATAGTCGACCTGGATTTAGAAAAACTGCATGAGCTGCGCCACGAAGGATCGGTCAGAAACTATCTCGACAGACGACGCGACTTGTATCGGATAAACTGGCTGGGTGAGCAAAAAATCAAAAAATAA